The genomic segment CTCCCGCTGCTGCAGGGTACAGCTCCAGAGCGTTTGGTGTCTGGCTCAGATGATTTCACCTTGTTCCTGTGGAACCCTGCAGAAGATAAGAAGCCTCTGGCCAGGATGACCGGGCACAGTGCTCTGGTCAATGAAGTGCTCTTCTCCCCAGACACCAGACTCCTCGCCTCTGCATCGTTTGATAAATCCATTAAAATCTGGGATGGACGCAATGGAAAGTAAGAAAACCACTCAACTGCAATGCCAAGCATCATAAATAATGTGTATAATGCTGCCCTTGGccagatgatgatggtggtgtaAGTGTCTCTGCCTGCTTGTCTACACACAGGTACTTGTTGTCCCTGCGTGGTCATGTGGGGTCTGTGTATCAAGTGGCGTGGTCAGCAGACAGCAGGCTGCTGGTCagtggcagcagtgacagcactCTCAAAGTCTGGGACATAAAGACAGGAAAACTGAACATGGATCTACCGGGCCATGCTGACGAGGTAATGAAGGGAAAATGTCCTGGGTTTTTGTGACTCCTTCCTCAAAGTTGTGTGTTTATGGTCTTGTTTGTTGCATCTGCAGGTTTATGCAGTGGACTGGAGTCCTGATGGGCAAAGAGTGGCCAGTGGTGGTAAAGATAAATGTCTCAGGATGTAAGTCTCTTATCTTTTTATCAGTTTAATGAATAGTTAAACACCAGAGTTTGCTTGGACCTAACACcttggttttgtgttgtatgtATATAGATGGAGAAGATAGCCACACCTCTGTTCTCCCTCCTGTTATTGGCTCAGGGTTCACCATCAAGAAACCTGACAGCTGCAGCAAGGGTGACGAGACTACACCTCATCCCCCCATTCAGCTTCATTAAGCTGTCCGTCAAATAGGCATCATGTCAAGGATCTCTCCTCAGGTCCTGATGCAGATGTCATGGTTGTAAAGTTATCAATGGAAATGCAGAATgagaaactttatttttatgtcaacATCCTTCCATTGAGATCAGTGATAACAGGAGCTGTGCTTGTTCTGGAAATGCAGAAACCAAGGACATGTACTAGAGAAGTTCTTGGcctcactgaaaaaaaaaaaagcagattagTTTTTGgttactttttatttcttttaattcatttttgggGCATAACTGCATACTGTTAAACTAGCATGGTTGCCATTTTCAGAGTGATGATGAAGTCATGTGACTTGTGTCAAACACATTTCTCAGCGTTCTGTTTGTCCCTTCCTTCACCTTAAGCTTGACTGGATGAACTGCATTCTATCCTGATGGTGACAGGTGGACTGGGGAGGCAGCAGGTGGGAGGTGATCAGTCAGTGCCGCCTTTAATCTCCTCTGTCCCGCGGTCAGCAAAGCTTTAACCCCCCGAGTTTCCTGCCCGTGCAGCAAAGCCAGCTTTGgactgtgtgacacacacacacatccctgtcTATGAATAACTGTCACAAATAAATATACGTACATGTGCCAATTTTACTCAAATACTCGGTTTTCTCATTCATGTAAACGCACAAGTGTATTGTGACCAATGAATGCACATGatgtctgaacacacacatcttaaatgtgaacaatcTGATGAGATTTTACACAATGAATGACCATGAAAAACAAACCGTTTCCTTTGACTTTAATGACGATACAGATTTCTGATCACATGTTAGTGGTTTGGCAACATGTAAAAGTTCTCTGTGCGACACTTTAGCCTTGCATCAATGCTGCTGACGCATCCGTTCTCATCTTATTGGAGTTCACCCGTTCACACTTTGGCAAACAAAGATTCAATGCATTCAAAAAAATGACGAGTAACAGTTTTTCACCAGTTAATGTACAAAAAGCATATGAAGCAGGAAAGCTTGAGGTACAGGGAGGATATTCATGTGACATTATTACTGTAAAGAATACCAAACCACCTAAGAATGTCTTGCACAGTTGGGCATTTTTACAGCAAAGTCATGGATTCACTTATTTCAGGCAGCAAATCACCACCGAATGTAAACGTCTCCACTGTAGCTGTAAACAACATCGTCGTAGTAACTCCACTGATGCTGAACACGTCTAaatagtgtgtgtctgtggacacTGTGCTACATTTGGGTTGGTCTTTACGacagcgtgtgtgcgtgttcatgTAATCTCAGAGTCTCTCTGTAACAGGACAGACGCCACGTGGAGTTTCATGCAGCCGAGCTCTGTGGTCAACGGTGACACGATAATGCACAAGGAACAGAATCTAAACTTTGTCACCAAGTCACAACACTTGAGTGTGATGAGGCCACGAGTGCAGTCGAGTAAGCAGTTACAGGGTGTACAAGACATTTTTTAAGCAGGTTAGTCACAGTCCTTCTCTCAGTGTTATGTACTCAGTACTCAGTGGATCAGAAGACACATTTATGGTTTAAGTAGAAAGTGGTCACTAACGGTTATAGAAAGctaaaacaatagaaaaacacaaaacctccCTTTTAACATATTCaagtcatttctttttcattttccctcTCTAGTTAAAGCGTTTAGTAATCCTTATTTGTGCTTCTTCTCTAAAAACTGTACACTCAAGGTTCTGTTAATAAGATTATGAAACTGGTGAAGAGAATATCACCTTCCTAATCTCCGACCTTGACTTGTCCTCTccttcaaagtgaaaaaaatttAAACTGAGCTGTTTCTGCCTTTCcttatttttcactgtgtttataCAAATCCTGCAAACAATGAGATCAGGTGATCTGAGGGAGTGCAGGGAGTTGTTATGAGCTGtgatggaggtgtgtgtttgtgcgtctttGCTCTGTGATTCCCTCTGGACCTCTGCCGCCGCACGTCGTCCGTCTACTGTGTAATCCAGACGTTGTTGAGTAGTTTGACCACCTCCTCGTAGATGACAAAAACTATGGCTACGTCCAAGCACACGCGGCCAAGCCTGGGAACTGTGCCTTTGTAGAAACTGCAGGAAGGACGAGATTAAAATCACGTTAAATGATCTGGCCGCAGTCGAGACTGAAGTGGTGCAAAGCATGGATCAGGGTTACTCACGCCTGTGGTCCCTCGCACTTCAAGATCTGGAAGGCACAGTCGACTGTGTTTTTGTAGCGATGAGCCTCCAAACCCTGTTAAATACAAGTCAGTGTTCACACCAGACGTTCTTAATCAAGTcctagtttgtttgctcggaaagtcttCGTTTGTGGACGTGTGAATGTGCAACCGAACTCTGATCCACAACAAAGAAGTGAACTcttaggatttgatgcagcttcATGTtttcctgcattaaccaacagatgagccaGTTTTCTATTCAttgttgtctcgtcttctcctttaGTCATTCTGAGGAGAACGCTATTCAAAAGGTTCAgttcgtttcactaaagtgtgaaagcaaacaaggatcggctgaatgttgcaacccccaatcgcACCGCATTAGGTGTGAATACGACTTTAGAGATAAACCTGACAACAGTAGTGTGAACATGAGCAGGCGGGTTTTCTTACCTGCATCCTGGTCTTCACCACGTCCAGAGGTGTATTTCCAAAAACACTAGCAGCTCCAGCCGTCGCTCCAAACATTGCTGTGACTATTGGGTGCATCTCTTTCCTGGGATCATCccctatttattttttaatcaacattttgATGCataaagaaggagaagaaaatgaatgCAGCAATCATCCAGACAGAGGAATACTTTAaactctttttgtgtgtgcaatAAATAGGTTTTATCACCTTTGTACCAGTTGCGCAGTGCATTCATCACGTAGAAGCGAATGGCCTGATTGGTTCCTTGTTTTAAAACAGTTGCCGTCAGCCCTTGATACGTCCCCCTCACACCTGGACGAGTCAGACAGATAAAGTATGAGGAAGCACGTACTGCACCACGTGCATTAATATTGCTGTAGTTATCGATCATCCGTCATCCATCGACCTGCTCCCTTTACCCTGTTCTCTAATAATCTCACTGACGCCATGGAAGAAGCCTCTGTACCTCGGCCTCAGGGAACACTGGTCATGGATCAGCTTCACCTGGAGGGAAAAGGAGGAGCTGTTTTTTAGAATCTCACCATGACTGATTCAGATGTGGACAGAGTTTTTCACAGACCTTGAGCGTCTCCATGGGACAGACGATCACTATGGCCTCTGCGATTCCTGCTCCTAACCCACACAGGAGGCTGCGGGTGTTATCTAGCCGACCTGTGGCGTCTCGCATCGGGCTGCTGAGGATCTCAAACGTGCCAAACCTGAGAGAAACATGGCAGAGTGACACATTTAAGAATACAAGACGATCCCACTCTGACTCTGTGTCGTCGGtaactttgtttcactgtttttcaaccaagaatttcaaacatttacGGGTTaattaactttgtttttttagtgtatttctttgtatgtacagtatatgatgcAGGAATGGATTATCTACGCCTTAAATACACCTTTACCTGACAGCAGATTTGGGTATAGATCCGTAGAGCAGGGAGCTGAGACCTCTGTACAGTCCTCTGAGTCCGTGGTCCTGCACTGTCAACTTCACACAGTCgcctaaacacacaaacaggagtGAATGCAGGAGTGAGTAACCCAGCAGAGGACAGGAACATGTAGCTGCTGTCAGTCTCACACCTGTCCCTCTGTGACCTTACCGATCCCTCTGTATCGCGGTGGATTGGCTCTCTCGTCGAGCTGCAGCTGGGTCTTCACGTACTCTGTGGGGAAGGTGATGCAGATCTCGATTCCTCCT from the Solea solea chromosome 4, fSolSol10.1, whole genome shotgun sequence genome contains:
- the slc25a1a gene encoding tricarboxylate transport protein A, mitochondrial; translated protein: MSSLLKPFSVCESPCERRGRPSPAPHPQPPLQRLTAATALASLPAHQRSYAARRNLAAAAVGGRKITHPGKAILAGGIAGGIEICITFPTEYVKTQLQLDERANPPRYRGIGDCVKLTVQDHGLRGLYRGLSSLLYGSIPKSAVRFGTFEILSSPMRDATGRLDNTRSLLCGLGAGIAEAIVIVCPMETLKVKLIHDQCSLRPRYRGFFHGVSEIIREQGVRGTYQGLTATVLKQGTNQAIRFYVMNALRNWYKGDDPRKEMHPIVTAMFGATAGAASVFGNTPLDVVKTRMQGLEAHRYKNTVDCAFQILKCEGPQAFYKGTVPRLGRVCLDVAIVFVIYEEVVKLLNNVWITQ